Proteins from a single region of Nocardioides anomalus:
- a CDS encoding NUDIX hydrolase, whose protein sequence is MQRTVRLPDGTEAVWELDDTPATVTVLPLTPDGDVVCVEQFRPGPDVVRLSPPGGFVDDGEDPVAAGLRELREETGYVADSAELVVTAPVNNKTHPRHVVVARGCRLAGDQELDDLEDITVRLVGVGELRAELRAGRLGAALETYLALDHAGLLTPGAAP, encoded by the coding sequence GTGCAGCGCACCGTCCGGCTCCCCGACGGCACCGAGGCGGTCTGGGAGCTCGACGACACCCCGGCCACCGTCACCGTGCTGCCGCTGACGCCCGACGGCGACGTCGTGTGCGTCGAGCAGTTCCGGCCCGGCCCCGACGTGGTCCGCCTCTCGCCGCCCGGTGGCTTCGTCGACGACGGCGAGGACCCGGTGGCGGCCGGTCTGCGCGAGCTGCGCGAGGAGACCGGCTACGTCGCGGACTCGGCCGAGCTCGTGGTCACGGCGCCGGTCAACAACAAGACCCACCCGCGCCACGTCGTGGTCGCGCGCGGCTGCCGGCTGGCGGGGGACCAGGAGCTGGACGACCTCGAGGACATCACGGTCCGCCTCGTCGGCGTGGGTGAGCTGCGGGCCGAGCTGCGGGCCGGGCGGCTCGGTGCGGCCCTCGAGACCTACCTGGCCCTCGACCACGCCGGGCTGTTGACCCCCGGTGCTGCGCCCTGA
- a CDS encoding ubiquitin-like protein Pup translates to MAQEQKQPRKSSETEEAPQDVTETDVAERKEALDDDVDAILDEIDDVLETNAEDFVKSFIQKGGE, encoded by the coding sequence ATGGCCCAGGAGCAGAAGCAGCCGCGCAAGTCCTCGGAGACGGAGGAGGCGCCGCAGGACGTCACCGAGACCGACGTCGCCGAGCGCAAGGAGGCGCTGGACGACGACGTCGACGCGATCCTCGACGAGATCGACGACGTGCTCGAGACCAACGCCGAGGACTTCGTGAAGTCGTTCATCCAGAAGGGCGGCGAGTGA
- a CDS encoding helix-turn-helix transcriptional regulator, producing MAAEKSERLLNLLIMLLVQRTYVAKERIREILYPGSTPEAFEKMFERDKDELRSLGVPIEVGQMDAFFDDEPGYRIRPDEFALPDISLTADEAAVVGLATKVWQHARLAEATTEAVRKLTALGVDVDLGALDIVEPRLSADEPSFDVFWEATQDRVPVVFDYVRSGETEQRTRHLQPWGVARYSGRWYVVGFDTDRRAERIFRLSRVVGKATKRGRPGSYEIPPGTDVSEVARRLAPEPSTTRVVLLVRKGAGHTLRRGADSVEEGVPGPDTESTWDRLVLERGSVGLADEVLGYGADAYVEEPVALREAVVGRLREAVA from the coding sequence ATGGCGGCGGAGAAGAGCGAACGGCTCCTCAACCTGCTGATCATGCTGCTGGTGCAGCGCACCTACGTCGCCAAGGAGCGGATCCGCGAGATCCTCTACCCGGGGTCGACGCCGGAGGCGTTCGAGAAGATGTTCGAGCGCGACAAGGACGAGCTGCGCAGCCTGGGCGTGCCCATCGAGGTGGGCCAGATGGACGCCTTCTTCGACGACGAGCCGGGCTACCGGATCCGCCCCGACGAGTTCGCGCTGCCCGACATCAGCCTGACCGCCGACGAGGCCGCCGTGGTGGGCCTGGCCACCAAGGTCTGGCAGCACGCCCGGCTGGCCGAGGCGACGACCGAGGCGGTCCGCAAGCTGACCGCGCTCGGGGTCGACGTCGACCTCGGCGCGCTCGACATCGTCGAGCCGCGGCTCAGCGCGGACGAGCCGTCGTTCGACGTGTTCTGGGAGGCCACCCAGGACCGCGTGCCGGTGGTCTTCGACTACGTGCGCTCGGGCGAGACCGAGCAGCGCACCCGCCACCTCCAGCCCTGGGGCGTGGCCCGCTACTCCGGGCGGTGGTACGTCGTCGGCTTCGACACCGACCGCCGGGCCGAGCGGATCTTCCGGCTCTCGCGGGTGGTCGGCAAGGCCACCAAGCGGGGCCGGCCGGGCTCCTACGAAATCCCGCCCGGGACCGACGTGAGCGAGGTGGCCCGCCGCCTCGCGCCCGAGCCGTCCACCACCCGTGTGGTCCTGCTGGTCCGCAAGGGCGCCGGCCACACCTTGCGCCGCGGCGCGGACAGCGTGGAGGAGGGCGTGCCCGGCCCCGACACCGAGTCCACCTGGGACCGGCTGGTCCTCGAGCGCGGCTCGGTCGGGCTGGCCGACGAGGTCCTGGGCTACGGCGCGGACGCCTACGTCGAGGAGCCCGTGGCCCTGCGCGAGGCGGTCGTGGGCCGGTTGCGGGAGGCCGTAGCGTGA
- the dop gene encoding depupylase/deamidase Dop, giving the protein MSVRRVMGTEVEYGISVVGQPLANPMVASSQVVNAYASATVRARRARWDFEEESPLRDARGFDMSRQIADPSQLTDEDLGLANVILTNGARLYVDHAHPEYSTPEVTTPRDIVRWDKAGEQVMLDAARRAGQLPGGTAIVLYKNNTDNKGASYGAHENYLMRRSTPFADIVRHLTPFFVSRQVVTGAGRVGMGQDGREHGYQISQRADFFEVEVGLETTLKRPIINTRDEPHADPEKYRRLHVIIGDANLAEVSTYLKIGTTALVLAMIEDRYLSRDLTVDGPVAALRAVSHDPTLKQTITLADGRTLTGVQLQLEYLDLAKKYVEDRLGADADEQTLDVLARWESVLDRLERDPMLCASELDWVAKLKLLEQYRSRDGLDWDDAKLQLIDYQYSDIRPEKGLYNKLAAAGRIERLLDDAEVDAAMHDPPEDTRAYFRGRCLEKFAPEVAAASWDSVIFDLPGRESLQRVPTIDPLRGSKAHVGELLDRSETAEALVAELTR; this is encoded by the coding sequence GACTTCGAGGAGGAGTCACCGCTGCGCGACGCCCGCGGCTTCGACATGTCGCGCCAGATCGCGGACCCGAGCCAGCTCACCGACGAGGACCTCGGGCTGGCCAACGTCATCCTCACCAACGGGGCCCGGCTCTACGTCGACCACGCCCACCCGGAGTACTCCACGCCCGAGGTCACCACGCCGCGCGACATCGTGCGCTGGGACAAGGCGGGGGAGCAGGTCATGCTCGACGCCGCGCGGCGGGCCGGCCAGCTGCCCGGGGGCACGGCGATCGTGCTCTACAAGAACAACACCGACAACAAGGGCGCGTCGTACGGCGCGCACGAGAACTACCTGATGCGGCGCTCCACGCCGTTCGCCGACATCGTGCGGCACCTGACGCCGTTCTTCGTGAGCCGCCAGGTCGTCACCGGCGCCGGCCGGGTCGGGATGGGCCAGGACGGGCGCGAGCACGGTTACCAGATCAGCCAGCGCGCGGACTTCTTCGAGGTCGAGGTCGGCCTGGAGACCACCCTCAAGCGGCCGATCATCAACACCCGCGACGAGCCGCACGCCGACCCGGAGAAGTACCGCCGCCTGCACGTCATCATCGGCGACGCCAACCTGGCCGAGGTCTCGACGTACCTCAAGATCGGCACCACCGCGCTGGTCCTGGCCATGATCGAGGACCGCTACCTCTCCCGCGACCTCACCGTCGACGGCCCGGTCGCCGCCCTGCGCGCGGTCTCGCACGACCCGACGCTCAAGCAGACGATCACGCTGGCCGACGGCCGCACGCTCACCGGCGTCCAGCTGCAGCTGGAGTACCTCGACCTGGCCAAGAAGTACGTCGAGGACCGGCTCGGCGCCGACGCCGACGAGCAGACCCTCGACGTCCTGGCGCGCTGGGAGTCGGTGCTGGACCGGCTCGAGCGTGACCCGATGCTGTGCGCCTCCGAGCTGGACTGGGTGGCCAAGCTCAAGCTGCTCGAGCAGTACCGCTCGCGCGACGGCCTGGACTGGGACGACGCCAAGCTGCAGCTCATCGACTACCAGTACTCCGACATCCGGCCCGAGAAGGGGCTCTACAACAAGCTCGCCGCGGCGGGCCGGATCGAACGGCTGCTCGACGACGCCGAGGTCGACGCGGCCATGCACGACCCGCCGGAGGACACCCGCGCGTACTTCCGCGGCCGCTGCCTGGAGAAGTTCGCCCCCGAGGTCGCCGCGGCGTCGTGGGACTCGGTCATCTTCGACCTGCCCGGGCGCGAGTCGCTGCAGCGGGTGCCGACCATCGACCCGCTGCGCGGCAGCAAGGCGCACGTCGGGGAGCTGCTGGACCGCTCCGAGACGGCCGAGGCCCTGGTCGCCGAGCTGACCCGCTGA
- the prcB gene encoding proteasome subunit beta, translating into MSTTDPRLPAAYLQPGVSSFADFLADQAPDLLPARRAVPQGNAGDLAPHGTTIVAATFPGGVVMAGDRRATMGNVIAQRDIEKVFPADEFSAVGIAGTAGIAVEMVRLFQVELEHYEKIEGTTLSLDGKANRLSALIRGNLGMAMQGLAVVPLFAGFDLDTGQGRIFSYDVTGGRYEETAFHSVGSGSMFARGALKKLYRGDLEVTGAVEVVVQALYDAADDDSATGGPDLTRRIFPVVQIITVEGGRRLADDEVAEVADRVIAARMTRPDGPAAPLTTSSTATTGGASA; encoded by the coding sequence GTGAGCACCACCGACCCTCGCCTCCCCGCGGCGTACCTCCAGCCCGGCGTGTCCTCGTTCGCCGACTTCCTGGCCGACCAGGCGCCCGACCTGCTGCCCGCGCGCCGCGCGGTCCCGCAGGGCAACGCCGGCGACCTGGCGCCGCACGGCACGACCATCGTGGCCGCGACGTTCCCCGGCGGTGTGGTGATGGCCGGTGACCGGCGCGCCACCATGGGCAACGTCATCGCCCAGCGCGACATCGAGAAGGTCTTCCCGGCCGACGAGTTCTCCGCGGTCGGCATCGCCGGCACGGCCGGGATCGCGGTCGAGATGGTGCGGCTGTTCCAGGTCGAGCTCGAGCACTACGAGAAGATCGAGGGCACCACGCTCTCCCTCGACGGCAAGGCCAACCGGCTCTCCGCGCTCATCCGCGGCAACCTGGGCATGGCCATGCAGGGCCTGGCCGTCGTCCCGCTCTTCGCCGGCTTCGACCTCGACACCGGCCAGGGCCGGATCTTCAGCTACGACGTCACCGGCGGCCGCTACGAGGAGACCGCGTTCCACTCCGTGGGCTCCGGCTCGATGTTCGCCCGCGGTGCGCTGAAGAAGCTCTACCGCGGCGACCTCGAGGTCACCGGCGCGGTGGAGGTCGTGGTCCAGGCGCTCTACGACGCCGCCGACGACGACTCCGCCACCGGCGGGCCCGACCTGACCCGCCGGATCTTCCCGGTCGTGCAGATCATCACCGTCGAGGGCGGCCGACGACTCGCCGACGACGAGGTGGCCGAGGTGGCCGACCGCGTCATCGCGGCCCGGATGACCCGGCCCGACGGCCCGGCCGCGCCGCTGACCACGAGCTCGACGGCCACGACGGGGGGTGCCTCGGCATGA
- the tatA gene encoding Sec-independent protein translocase subunit TatA — protein sequence MITPLIANLGPTELILIVLVIVLLFGASKLPELARGSGRALRIFKAETKGLMDDDDEAPATSATPASQTQAQLEIEAKQRDLAARQAELDAEAEKLRRGETA from the coding sequence ATGATCACCCCGCTCATCGCCAACCTCGGCCCCACCGAGCTGATCCTGATCGTCCTGGTCATCGTCCTGCTCTTCGGCGCCTCCAAGCTGCCCGAGCTGGCCCGCGGCAGCGGTCGCGCGCTGCGGATCTTCAAGGCCGAGACCAAGGGACTGATGGACGACGACGACGAGGCTCCGGCCACGTCGGCCACCCCGGCGTCCCAGACCCAGGCGCAGCTCGAGATCGAGGCCAAGCAGCGCGACCTGGCCGCACGGCAGGCTGAGCTCGACGCCGAGGCGGAGAAGCTCCGCCGCGGCGAGACCGCCTGA
- the tatC gene encoding twin-arginine translocase subunit TatC — protein sequence MIKRLAGLLSTSPQHPVGADGRMALSDHLRELRARLIRSVLAVIVIFCVALYFYGHLLDLILVPYNDARERLGGEVQTQAVVNDVTGPLLLQLKLCGVVSVIAAAPYWLFQIWAFILPGLHPSERKWSRVFAAIAGPLFFAGVAVGYYVLPKAIEVLIGFTPDNVTNLVEFGKFFSFITRMLLVFGISFEIPLFVVMLNLAGVVSGKALGRYRPWIVIGTFVFAAVATPSTDPFSMLFLAVPMLVLFIIAEIIARLSDRARGRGQNSTEQWADDEVSPL from the coding sequence TTGATCAAGCGCCTGGCCGGGCTCCTCAGCACGAGCCCCCAACACCCCGTCGGTGCCGACGGGCGGATGGCCCTCTCCGACCACCTGCGCGAGCTGCGCGCGCGACTGATCCGCTCCGTGCTCGCGGTCATCGTCATCTTCTGCGTGGCGCTGTACTTCTACGGCCACCTGCTCGACCTGATCCTGGTGCCCTACAACGACGCCCGCGAGCGGCTCGGCGGCGAGGTCCAGACCCAGGCCGTGGTCAACGACGTCACCGGCCCGCTCCTGCTGCAGCTCAAGCTGTGCGGCGTGGTGTCGGTGATCGCGGCGGCGCCGTACTGGCTGTTCCAGATCTGGGCCTTCATCCTCCCCGGCCTGCACCCCTCGGAGCGCAAGTGGAGCCGGGTGTTCGCGGCCATCGCCGGCCCGCTGTTCTTCGCGGGCGTGGCCGTCGGCTACTACGTCCTGCCCAAGGCCATCGAGGTGCTGATCGGGTTCACGCCCGACAACGTCACCAACCTCGTGGAGTTCGGCAAGTTCTTCTCCTTCATCACCCGCATGCTGCTGGTCTTCGGCATCTCCTTCGAGATCCCGCTGTTCGTGGTGATGCTCAACCTGGCCGGAGTCGTCTCCGGCAAGGCGCTCGGGCGCTACCGGCCGTGGATCGTCATCGGCACCTTCGTCTTCGCCGCCGTCGCGACGCCGTCGACGGACCCGTTCTCCATGCTCTTCCTCGCCGTGCCGATGCTGGTCCTGTTCATCATCGCCGAGATCATCGCCCGGCTCTCCGACCGCGCCCGTGGACGGGGGCAGAACTCCACCGAGCAGTGGGCCGACGACGAGGTCTCGCCGCTGTGA
- a CDS encoding FKBP-type peptidyl-prolyl cis-trans isomerase encodes MLLTGRPASRTRSRARRLATIPALLACAALVLSACGDDGGGGGDDPLGVSEGAAERLDAVTISGDVGTAPEVKWKGEMQAGKVETETLTEGDGDALKGQDDVMAQLWIGNGYSQREVYSTYTDKKAELLTVNNQLPDFLAGIRDAKIGSRLAITASAEEMFGQAGNSQLDIGNKDSVLVIVDLVSKVLDKPEGEQTAYPAWMPKPNFEKGVIKSWDFTGTPQPTDKLLRTQLIKGTGPRVKKGQTIAVRYLGQAFGGDKPFDQNYGDDGQGAPTTFSIGTGAVIKGWDQGLEGVPVGSRVVLEVPPDLGYGEQGSDGIPANATLVFMIDVLGAA; translated from the coding sequence GTGCTCCTGACAGGTCGCCCTGCCTCGCGGACGCGGTCGCGCGCCCGACGGCTCGCCACGATCCCGGCCCTGCTGGCCTGCGCCGCGCTGGTGCTCAGCGCGTGCGGTGACGACGGCGGCGGGGGCGGCGACGACCCGCTGGGCGTCAGCGAGGGCGCGGCGGAGCGGCTGGACGCGGTCACCATCTCCGGGGACGTCGGCACGGCGCCGGAGGTGAAGTGGAAGGGCGAGATGCAGGCCGGCAAGGTCGAGACCGAGACCCTGACCGAGGGCGACGGTGACGCGCTCAAGGGCCAGGACGACGTCATGGCCCAGCTGTGGATCGGCAACGGCTACTCCCAGCGCGAGGTCTACAGCACCTACACCGACAAGAAGGCCGAGCTGCTGACGGTCAACAACCAGCTGCCGGACTTCCTGGCGGGGATCCGCGACGCGAAGATCGGCAGCCGGCTGGCCATCACGGCCTCGGCGGAGGAGATGTTCGGCCAGGCCGGCAACTCCCAGCTCGACATCGGCAACAAGGACTCCGTGCTGGTCATCGTGGACCTGGTCTCCAAGGTCCTGGACAAGCCGGAGGGCGAACAGACGGCGTACCCGGCCTGGATGCCCAAGCCCAACTTCGAGAAGGGCGTCATCAAGAGCTGGGACTTCACCGGCACGCCGCAGCCCACCGACAAGCTCCTGCGCACCCAGCTGATCAAGGGCACCGGCCCCCGGGTCAAGAAGGGCCAGACCATCGCGGTCCGCTACCTCGGGCAGGCGTTCGGGGGCGACAAGCCGTTCGACCAGAACTACGGCGACGACGGCCAGGGCGCCCCGACGACGTTCAGCATCGGCACCGGCGCGGTCATCAAGGGCTGGGACCAGGGCCTGGAGGGCGTGCCCGTGGGCTCGCGCGTGGTCCTCGAGGTCCCGCCGGACCTGGGGTACGGCGAGCAGGGCAGCGACGGCATCCCGGCCAACGCGACGCTGGTCTTCATGATCGACGTGCTGGGCGCCGCCTGA
- the prcA gene encoding proteasome subunit alpha has product MSMPFYVSPEQLMKDRADFARKGISRGRSMVAVQYADGILLASENVSQALHKISEIYDRIAFAAVGRYNEFENLRIAGVRLADMRGYAYDRRDVTGRGLANAYAQTLGTIFSSGGEKPYEVEIFVAEIGDTAEQDQIYRLTYDGQVADEHGYAVVGGAADVVSAYLSEHYREGATLTEAVTLAVSALGRTANERGESDDRTIPVKDLEVAVLDRTRARPRKFSRIGPHRLESLLGDRGPTESNPVKEGTERTEEGTEEHTEHPPGPASSDVTPDDPADPTDQTSGDVPPLVDPVAPPPPPSSPGEGDDRPPVAP; this is encoded by the coding sequence ATGAGCATGCCGTTCTACGTCTCGCCCGAGCAGCTGATGAAGGACCGGGCCGACTTCGCGCGCAAGGGCATCTCACGCGGGCGGTCCATGGTCGCGGTGCAGTACGCCGACGGCATCCTGCTGGCCTCGGAGAACGTCTCCCAGGCCCTGCACAAGATCTCCGAGATCTACGACCGCATCGCCTTCGCCGCGGTCGGGCGCTACAACGAGTTCGAGAACCTCCGCATCGCCGGCGTCCGGCTGGCCGACATGCGCGGCTACGCCTACGACCGCCGCGACGTCACCGGGCGCGGGCTGGCCAACGCCTACGCCCAGACCCTCGGCACGATCTTCTCCAGCGGCGGCGAGAAGCCCTACGAGGTCGAGATCTTCGTGGCCGAGATCGGCGACACCGCCGAGCAGGACCAGATCTACCGGCTGACCTACGACGGCCAGGTGGCCGACGAGCACGGCTACGCCGTCGTCGGCGGCGCCGCCGACGTCGTCTCGGCCTACCTGTCCGAGCACTACCGCGAGGGCGCGACGCTGACCGAGGCGGTCACGCTCGCGGTGTCCGCGCTCGGCCGCACCGCCAACGAGCGCGGCGAGTCCGACGACCGCACCATCCCGGTCAAGGACCTCGAGGTGGCCGTGCTCGACCGGACCCGCGCGCGGCCGCGCAAGTTCAGCCGGATCGGGCCCCACCGGCTCGAGTCGTTGCTCGGCGACCGCGGCCCGACGGAGTCCAACCCGGTCAAGGAGGGCACGGAGCGCACCGAGGAAGGCACCGAGGAGCACACCGAGCACCCGCCCGGCCCGGCCTCCTCCGACGTCACCCCGGATGATCCCGCCGACCCCACCGACCAGACCTCGGGCGACGTGCCGCCGCTCGTGGACCCAGTGGCGCCGCCACCCCCGCCGTCCTCCCCGGGCGAGGGCGACGACCGGCCTCCGGTGGCGCCCTGA
- the pafA gene encoding Pup--protein ligase codes for MDRRIFGIENEYGVTCTFKGQRRLSPDEVARYLFRKVVSWGRSSNVFLRNGARLYLDVGSHPEYATPECDDVVELVTHDKAGERVLEGLLLDAEQRLHDEGIAGEIYLFKNNTDSAGNSYGCHENYLVGRAGEFSRLADVLIPFLVTRQIVVGAGKITQTPRGASYSVSQRAEHIWEGVSSATTRSRPIINTRDEPHADAEKYRRLHVIVGDSNMSETTTMLKVASCDLVLRMIEEGVVMRDLTMENPIRAIREISHDVTGRRKVRLANGREASALEIQGEYLAKARDFVDRRQISTPTIEAALDLWERGLKAVESDDLGLVDREIDWVIKWKLIDRYRAKHGLPLGHPRIAQLDLAYHDIHRGRGLYYLLEKRGAVARVTSDLKIFEAKSVPPQNTRARLRGEFIRRAQERRRDFTVDWVHLKLNDQAQRTVLCKDPFRAHDERVQRLIDGM; via the coding sequence GTGGACCGCCGGATCTTCGGGATCGAGAACGAGTACGGCGTCACCTGCACGTTCAAGGGCCAGCGTCGGCTGAGCCCCGACGAGGTCGCCCGCTACCTGTTCCGCAAGGTGGTGAGCTGGGGTCGCAGCAGCAACGTCTTCCTGCGCAACGGCGCCCGGCTGTACCTCGACGTGGGCTCGCACCCGGAGTACGCCACGCCCGAGTGCGACGACGTCGTCGAGCTGGTCACCCACGACAAGGCGGGGGAGCGGGTCCTGGAGGGGCTGCTCCTCGACGCCGAGCAGCGGCTGCACGACGAGGGCATCGCGGGCGAGATCTACCTGTTCAAGAACAACACCGACTCCGCGGGCAACTCCTACGGCTGCCACGAGAACTACCTCGTGGGCCGCGCCGGTGAGTTCAGCCGCCTGGCCGACGTCCTCATCCCGTTCCTGGTCACCCGCCAGATCGTGGTCGGCGCCGGCAAGATCACCCAGACGCCCCGCGGCGCGTCGTACAGCGTCTCGCAGCGCGCCGAGCACATCTGGGAGGGCGTCTCCAGCGCCACCACCCGCTCGCGCCCGATCATCAACACCCGCGACGAGCCGCACGCCGATGCCGAGAAGTACCGCCGCCTGCACGTCATCGTCGGCGACTCCAACATGAGCGAGACCACCACCATGCTCAAGGTGGCCTCCTGCGACCTGGTGCTGCGGATGATCGAGGAGGGCGTGGTGATGCGCGACCTCACGATGGAGAACCCCATCCGGGCCATCCGCGAGATCAGCCACGACGTCACCGGCCGCCGGAAGGTCCGCCTGGCCAACGGTCGCGAGGCCAGCGCGCTGGAGATCCAGGGCGAGTACCTCGCCAAGGCCCGCGACTTCGTCGACCGCCGCCAGATCAGCACCCCGACCATCGAGGCCGCCCTCGACCTCTGGGAGCGCGGCCTCAAGGCCGTCGAGTCCGACGACCTCGGCCTGGTCGACCGCGAGATCGACTGGGTCATCAAGTGGAAGCTGATCGACCGCTACCGCGCCAAGCACGGCCTGCCCCTCGGCCACCCCCGCATCGCCCAGCTCGACCTGGCCTACCACGACATCCACCGCGGCCGCGGCCTCTACTACCTGCTGGAGAAGCGCGGCGCCGTCGCCCGCGTCACCAGCGACCTGAAGATCTTCGAGGCCAAGTCCGTCCCGCCCCAGAACACCCGCGCCCGCCTGCGCGGTGAGTTCATCCGCCGCGCCCAGGAGCGCCGGCGCGACTTCACCGTCGACTGGGTCCACCTCAAGCTCAACGACCAGGCCCAGCGCACCGTCCTCTGCAAGGACCCCTTCCGCGCCCACGACGAGCGCGTGCAGAGGCTCATCGACGGCATGTGA
- a CDS encoding helix-turn-helix transcriptional regulator, with translation MSAPASAKDQVARLLTLVPYLHAHGEVRLDEAAQALGVAPDQLFKDLKVLFMCGLPGGYPDDLIDVDIDALEGPDGVRTDGVIKVSNADYLARPLRLSPTEASAVIVALRALRNGAKDDTREVVDRALAKLETAAAEGGAGAQIDPGAAADTDLALLGKRLQTAADRGRQVRLSYYVASRDEQSERVVDPKGVVTHVGHLYLDAWCHSAEAPRLFRLDRIDRAEVLDDPVETPQEGPRDLGDGIFSQSSEVTPVTLLLEPEARWVTEYYPAEEIRDVGQDRTEVVLLVADERWLTRLLLRLAPYATVVSPASYADTFTSAAQRALSLYG, from the coding sequence GTGAGCGCCCCCGCGAGCGCGAAGGACCAGGTCGCGCGGCTGCTGACCCTGGTGCCCTACCTGCACGCCCACGGCGAGGTCCGCCTCGACGAGGCCGCGCAGGCCCTCGGCGTGGCGCCCGACCAGCTGTTCAAGGACCTCAAGGTCCTCTTCATGTGCGGCCTGCCGGGCGGCTACCCCGACGACCTGATCGACGTCGACATCGACGCGCTCGAGGGCCCGGACGGTGTGCGGACCGACGGCGTCATCAAGGTCTCCAACGCCGACTACCTGGCCCGGCCGCTGCGACTGAGTCCCACCGAGGCCTCGGCGGTGATCGTGGCGCTGCGGGCGCTGCGCAACGGCGCCAAGGACGACACCCGCGAGGTCGTGGACCGCGCGCTGGCCAAGCTGGAGACCGCGGCCGCGGAGGGTGGCGCGGGCGCCCAGATCGACCCGGGCGCCGCCGCCGACACCGACCTGGCCCTGCTGGGCAAGCGGCTGCAGACCGCGGCCGACCGGGGCCGGCAGGTCCGGCTGTCCTACTACGTGGCCAGCCGCGACGAGCAGTCCGAGCGGGTCGTGGACCCCAAGGGGGTGGTGACCCACGTCGGCCACCTCTACCTCGACGCCTGGTGCCACAGCGCCGAGGCGCCGCGGCTGTTCCGACTGGACCGGATCGACCGTGCCGAGGTGCTCGACGACCCCGTGGAGACCCCCCAGGAGGGCCCCCGCGACCTGGGCGACGGCATCTTCAGCCAGTCCTCCGAGGTCACCCCGGTGACGCTGCTGCTGGAGCCGGAGGCCCGCTGGGTCACCGAGTACTACCCCGCCGAGGAAATCCGCGACGTGGGTCAGGACCGAACAGAGGTCGTCCTGCTCGTCGCCGACGAGCGCTGGTTGACCCGCCTGCTGCTGCGGCTCGCGCCGTACGCGACGGTGGTCTCGCCCGCGTCGTACGCCGACACGTTCACGTCCGCCGCTCAGCGGGCGCTCAGCCTCTACGGCTGA